The following DNA comes from Rhinolophus sinicus isolate RSC01 linkage group LG06, ASM3656204v1, whole genome shotgun sequence.
TGGCAGCCGCCCAGCCAACAGGCAGACCTGGCGGTGAGGCTGTGCCCTGCCCGTTCTGCCGGCAGCCCACGGCTGTGCCTGCCGCCGGAGCCCCCGCGCTGCGCACCAGCCGGCAGCTGCAAGCCAGGATGCCGGCGCACCTGCGGCGGGAGGAGTCCGTGTGGCTGGAGGGCACCAAGCTATGTTGCcgggccccgccccccgcccccggcctcGCGGCACCCAGCTTCGTGTGCGTGGACGTGGGCCTGAGCAAGCCCGCGGAGCCCGCCCCACCCACGCCCGCCCCAGACCCCGCCCACCGCCGCCGCAGCCGCCTGGCCCGCTGCTGGGCGCGCTTGGGGGACTGGAGGCGCATGGCGCTGGTCAcagccctgctgctggtggtCTTCTGCATGGTGCTCTGGCCTGTGCAGTGCGCGCTCAAGACCGGGAGCCTGCACTGCCTGACCCGGCCCCCCGGCCACGCTGCCACGGCCACCGTCACCTACACAACCACCTTCTCTCTCCGGCCCCTGGCGGACAACTAGGGCTGTCCCGTGCTTCATGCGTGGGTCCCCAGCCCGCAGCTGGAGTCACAGGTGCAGCAGCTGTTGAGAGTCAGTCCCCCGGGGATCCCAGAGAGGCCCTAACATCTCTGAACGCTACATTTGGCTCACCTGCCCCCCAGTGTAAGGGGCTTGGTCCTGATGGGGTGGACAAAAGGGTCCCCAAAGCCTCCAAGAATCACAGGCTCCTATGAGCCCCAGAGACCACGCCCTAAATCCCATCATAtagatgcggaaactgaggcctggaacaGACAGCCTGGCGAGCAGCCTCCCTACACACAGTGACTCGCTCACAGGGGTGGCCCCTCGAGCAGAAGTAAGAGACTCGCCATTCTTGTCTTATTTTCACATTTCACCCACAACTCCTCCCCAGACGTTTCCCcaggcagggctggttccttccgTCGGCTGGGGGTGCTGATCCTGCCCTCTGACCAGGGGACAGAATGCAGCGGCAGAGCCCAGCCCCCCACTGCCCATCCCACCTgcctgaattgtatattttaaataaattattttgtattcacATTTGGTATGGGGTCCTCATCCTGTGCACCCGCCTCCCTACACCACTGGGCCCCTCCCTCCAGAAAAGCCCACCGTCTAGCCCGACCCCAATCCAGAGAGCACTCCCACTGGATCAGACTCCCAGCAGCTCCTAGGGTGGGTGGGACCCAGGTTCTAGGCAGTCCAACTCCAGTCCCCTCTGGGCTGTGGACAGGCTGCAGCCGTTCTGGACTTGCTGTCTCACAGGACCGTGAAGCTcccccagggaggtggggagggcccAGAGCACCCGGGACTGGGCCAGGCCTTGGCCTGGTGGTCCAGAGCCCTCCTTCCCCGTGCTCAACTGTGGTCACGCAGGGCCGCACCCCCAAGAAGGCAAGGCCCCACCAGGGATCCTGCTGGAAGCCCTCACTGGAGGGCTGCAGAACCTCACGGCCCCCCAGGAACTGAGGCCTAAGGGTGCACAGCAGCAGAGATGGCGACAACCAGTGTGTCCTGAAGATCCACAGACCTCAGGTCCCTCCAGCAGACTTCTCTGGGCCTGGCTGGTGAAGCGGCAAAGTCCTACCAgcccccactgccacccccacgCAATTCTGCTATCAACCCCGGGAAGCCTGTACCACCAGGTTGGCATGGCCAAGAGAGGCCAGGCTGGTTCTGGCTTGTACTAGTCTCAGcctcctcacccctcaccccaaaGCCCAGGACTTCCTGCTCCAACCAGCTGGGCCTCTGGCTAGGGTGGGGAGACCCTGGAGACGCTGGGCTCAGTTGTGGAGACCCAAACACACCCTTTCCCCGGGCCCCAACAAAGACACAGAACTGGGAACGGCATTTTACTGAGGACATGACAAAGCCACAGCACCATTGGGGATGGGAAGATGCGTGTGACAGTGGACCACATGACAGTGACATCGCACCTGTCACACACCATTCATGCACACACGAGCCTCGCCCTCATCATGGGCAGGGCCAGGCACATGAGGTTGCACGTGCAGTCACATGAGCATCTCACAGCATTCCCTCATTCAACAAGCATGCACGTATCCACCTGTGACCGCAATGTCACAGCTTGGACCACAATGTCATGGCCAGAGACTAAGCCAATGCTCGGGCCACATCCCAGACCACACCACTGTGGCAGGGCTGAGGAGGGCTCTGGAGAATACAAAGGAGCCTGGGCACAGACACGTGGCTAATCAGGTCAAGCACGGACTGGCCACCACCTTGCTGGTCACTCATGTCACACATACGGGGCGACACTCAAACATGTGACACACAGGGTCACACATGGTCACTGGTGGCCTCCCACATTGAGACAAGCCACAGCCTGAAGGCCTgccccctccaccctcacctGGGAGCCCCTGAAGGGACAGAGGCACCAGTTGGCACAACAAACTGCCTCTCCCCATTTCTGGGAGTCCAGGCATGGTGGGTGGGTCTGAGGAGCAGACTCCCGGACCTCTTCCCCCAGCGCTCCTGGACAAGCCACAGTCTGCACTATCCTAAACGCAGTCTGTTGAAGAACGCGAAGGCCGGCTTTCCTGGGCTCAGGACCTCCTCCGCGGCTCCAGCTGCACCCGGGGCGCGGGAACGCGGGGCCTCTCACCTCCCGAGGCTCAGCAAATTCTCGTACACGCCGCCGTAGGTCTCTGGGGTCCTGCGGGTAGAGAAGGAGTTTCATCTCTTCAGGCACCCACGCCCCGGCCACGCCCCCGCGGCCTCCCAGCTCCAGGCGGGGACaccgcccccccccacaccccggGATCCCAGCCTGGTTCTGCTCCACGACGCCCTGACTCACGCTGTGGGCGGTCGGGACAGCGCAGGTCCGGGGCCATGACCGAGGTCGGCGGGCACCGCGCCCACGTTCTGATAGTCGCGCTCCTCCGACGGCTCGCGCTGGGGGGTGGGGACGCCGGTCACCATGGTGATGCCCGCGCAGGCCCCGCCCTGGCCCGCCTCCGCCCCCACCTGCTCGCGCAGGCGCAGCTGCTCTCCCTGGATGTACTGCTGCAGCGCCAGATACACGAACTTGTACTGCGCCTCAGTCTGCACCATCCCCGAGCGCTGCCGTCGCACCAGCTGAATCGTCTTGGGAACGTCGATGTCGCAGTCCAGCCCTGGGGATGAGTGCGCTCAGGGCGGGCCCGGGAGAGTGGGACATGGCTAGATGGGAGGGACGGGGCTAGATAAGAGGGGCGGCTCACCCTGCCTGCGGATGAGGTCCACCAAGATGTCAATCACGATGATGGTGCCAGTGCGTCCGATGCCGGCGCTGTGAGGACCGACCAGGAGGCCTGTGGCGAGTTGACCGGACAAAGCCGTGGCCCCGCCCCGGGTAGCACCTACGCCGCGTGGCcacgcccccgccccgcccccggtCGCACCTGCAGTGCACCACCATGGGTCCGGCTCCCGGCGTGCTTCTCTGTGCCTGGttcacctcctctaggaagccgaGGACTCCGGCGGGCTCGGCGGGGACGCCATGGTCGGGCCAGCTGAAGTATTGGTAATGCTTCACTGTGCGTGGCGGCTCCTCCTGGGCAGGGTGAGCCGGTGAGCGCAACCCGGGCAAGTCTGGGCAGTTCGCAGGTGGGGCCGGGCCACAGAGTCAGAGAAGTCCGGAACTGCTGTGACCCCCGAGGTGGGAGGGGCGCAGGGAATGAACCAGGAAGAGGCACACCATGGCCAGGAGGAGTAACCAGCTGAGCCGAGGCTGAGCAGGACAGCGCGGCAGGAAAATAGGGGATTGAGGGCTTGGGGGGCCCCACAGATGGCCCCAGCTGGCTCAAGtgctggggaagggaagagggagcaggTTTTGGGGGCAGTGAGTTCTATTTGGGAAGGGCCAAACGCGAGAGGTCTGTTGGACAGAGGGGACCGGTGGAAGGATCTGTGCCTGCGACAGAAGTAGGCACCACTGGCATACACAGGAGACTGAAGTTGCCGAGATGGGCCAGGAGGAGACTGTGGAGGGCGAGGCCAATGTGGGTGTGAGGTCACCGAGTCCCCCGGCTGGCACCTGGGGCCTGGTGTTGAGAATGTGGCCTGCCTGTGAACACTGCTCAACAGGCCCAGGCCAAGATTTTGCCCACTGGGTTGAGGCACACAGAAGCCAACAAGGTCAGTGGGGTTGGGTGGAGCCAGGAAGGGGGTTCTCCCTGCACAggccctcctcacccccagcGCAGACCTGGGGACTCCCTGACCACTTTGACTCTGGCCTCGCACGTCCCGTTGCCCCCAAGGCTCACCTGGTCTGGCCGCCACACCTGCAGCTCCCGCACACAGTAGCCCTGGGACTGGTATTCAGCCACgttgcacacgtgcacacagccGTACTCTTGGCTGCCATGCAGCTCTGGCCAGTATCGGAAACACTTGTTCTGGGAGGGAGTGCTTTGCATCAACATTGCTGCAAGACCACCAGCAGCACCCTTGCCCCTGTGCCCTGCAGggacacatgcatgcacacaggGGCTCTCTAGGGCCCTCCCCAATCCCCAGAGCTTCCCGAATACTGAAGAAGCAAGGCGAGGCCAGCCACCGGCACAAGTCCAGATGAGCACATGGGGACAAGCCTGAGCTCCTACCCGGCCTCGCTCCACTTCTCTGGTGGTCATGACAATGACACGTGTGTTCTCCTGGTGCACCATCCTCCAGAAGGCAGACACTGTTGTTGGCAGACAGCCCTGGGTCGCGATGTATACCTTGCCAAGTCCATGGCCTGGCTTTTCCTCTGGGTCACTCTGAAAAGGGGTGGTGGTCAGCTGCCTACTGTTTCCAGGATTTAAAGTGCCTGAGAACAAGTGCAAGTCTATGCAAATGATATGCAGAGTAACCCTGGGTGGCTCACACACAAAGTCCCTCCCACCATAGGCTAGGGAGGAGCTTAGGACCAATGTTTAGTCCAGCCCCCTCTGAGGACCCCTTGGGGACTGCCACACCCCTTCCCCCAAATAACTGAGGCCTGAGGGCCCTGCCTCTTCCTAGGCCTGCCAGCAGGAGCTCCAGGCTCATAATGGGACAGGAGACTGGCATGTGGCCAGACAGGACAGGGCTCAAGGTGTCCTGTCTGATGCACACTGGGCCACACTTGCagctggccactcacacctgccTCACGCACACCCACCCTGATGTAGTTGGCGTTGATGTAGTCGGCTCCAGGTACGTTGTCGTCCACACCACGCAAGACAACACGGGTGGTATCAACTGGGAAGGGAAGATTCCGCTCAGGTCTCCAGAGGACCCCTCTGGCAGATGACCCGAGGTTGGAagcggccccgcccccacccgcggccccgccccctcaCAGGGAAGGATATTCTTGTAGCGATTCTTGGGCTTGTTCTCCAGCCGCTGTCCCTCCTTCCGGGGGTACAAGAGCCGGCATTCCTGCTGCTGCAGCATCTGGCAAGGCGGAGGAGGCTTCAGCCGAGATCCGAAGCTCCCCCAGAGGCACCAACACCCATCCCAGTCCCCACCCGCGCCCTTCTGCCGGCCCTCCTCCGGCCAGAGGACGAAGTTTGGCACCTCGAACTCCTCCCAGAAGCCCTGCTTGGCCTTCTCGCCGACATCCGTGGGCCTGTTGAGCTCCCGCACGCGGCTCTCCATGCTTGCGGCAGTGATCCTCGTGGCCTTGAGGGGCTGGCAGGGAGAGGCCCGTGTCCAAACTGGGCAGGGTCCCTCGGCGCCCTTTTCCCTGGGTTGGGAGCAACCAACTCTGGCTCCCAAGGCCACATCAGGGTGCATACCTGCTTAAGGGGCACCACGGCTCCCGACTTCTCCACCATGGGGTTCTTCTTGTAGCGCTCAACCAGGTCGCTGAGGGAGTCGAAGCGCTCCCCGCCTCCCACGTCGTACTTCCCGTCTGGCTGTGGGACGACAGTGAGGGGTCTGGCCGCTGCTGCCTCCGctgagccccacccccatcctggcTTTGCCTCCCACCTGGAAGCGGATCATAATGTGGGTGACCGGTGGTCGGTGGTCCTCCTTGTCCGGCTGCTTTGTGAGCACCGAAAGCACAAAGTCCCCAGGCTTGCTCTGACTCTCCCGCACCAGGAAGCTGCCCGGACGCCCCTTTTCCAACAGCAGCTTCTCAGCCTCCTTGCCAGACAGGTGCCCATGGTACCACCTGaccaggggcagggggtgggagcaCAGGTGAGACTGGGGGTCACAGCCTGGCAAGGTGAGGGGGGCACAGACCCAGATACAGCCGGAAGGCTCCCAGACAGACCCACAAATACCTCAGGGGCGCAGGCAGCAGTCCACCCAAGCCGGTCACAGTTTTCCCCGCCCACCACCCTGACCCTCACCTTCCCAAGAGGCAGGACAGGAGGGCTCTGCAGGGCCCGGGTTGGCCACCAGGTGGCAGCCTGGTCCTCAGCAAGAAGGGGAAGGGCCACTTCCCCAGAGCCGCCCCACCCCCTAACCTGGCGGGTGCAGCTCCCTCAGGCCTCAGCAGTGCAGTTGGGAAAACCGAGGCTGGAAGAACCCGCTCACCCCACATCACcagccaggagggcaggggtAGGCTGGCTGCAGGACTACTGCCACACACAAACGCCTGCATCCGGTGCCTGGGACCTAGAGGAAATGATGCCCCGGGCCCCAGGGGAGGGTTGTGCAGGACACCCAGAAGCCTCCTCGGATACTGCACAGACTCCGGCCGCTCACCGTTCGGACGTGGGGTCCTGGCAGCCCAGCGGGTGCCGAAGCTCGACCGGGGCCCCGCTGCGCTCCCGGAGAAGCGCCCCCCGCTGGCCGGTGTAGTGCTGCACCAGCTCCGCCAGCGTCGCAAACTTCTCCCCACCATACAGATCATAATAGTCTCCTGTGTTCTGGATCTTGATGTGGGTCACCTCATCTTGGCGCCTGAAAGGGCGGGTGCGCCAGCCGCTGTTGGGAGGCCGCTCCCACTGTCACCACCCTCAGCCTCCAGACCGTCTGGGCTTCTCCTGCCCCAGGTACTGGCCTCTGCGTGGCACAGCCCAGGCCAAGGCCAGGCCCCAGTTCAGCCAGTGTGCAGGCAGCCCTCCACGACAGGCTCTGCCTCACCCCAGACCACTGGCCCAGGCTCTAGATGACTGGGGACAGACAGGTCCCCAAGACAGCTCCTCCCAGGCCCACAGCGTGGCCTGAGGAGCCCCAGGGAAGAACACAGTTCTCCAAGGTGAGGGAAGTCCAGCCTGAGGGATAACCTCATTCCCGCCTGATGCCTCAGGTTCAGCAAAGAACCTGGAAAGATCTAGAGCCCTTTTGCAATGCCCCTTCCCCAGACCACCACTCTCTCATAGACTGATCTTTCCCCATCCAGGGTGGACATGGGTCTGGCTGTCCactccccacccttcctccccacACATGGGCTCCAGCCATACCTGAAGATAGGAGTGCCATCACAGCCCTTGCAGCCCCCTGCCCGCCCCCCCAAAAGCCCCTCCAGAGGACCCACCTCCCTGAGAGTCTTAGAAATGCTTCCCTCCTGCCCAGAGGTTGCCtggccaggctccccagccccccCAGAGCTCTCGGTGTCCAGCCCCCAGCAGGGTCCTCACTACCCAGGATGCTACCTACCACTCCTCGGGGGGACTGGGGATCCTCATGCCCACCTGTGCCCCCAGCTGTGGGCATTCAGACTTGAAGCCTCCTGGGGCCACAGGCTTGCTCCCACCCACCTGACAGACAGTGTGAAGCCCCCTGGGCAGCTCGTGCTGGGTCTCGCCAGGAAGGTCCCATGCCGGCCTCTGGACAAGAGCAGCTGCTCCGCCTGAACCCCGCTGATGTTGGGATGAAACCACCTGGAATGAGGATAGCCAGTTGGAGATGCCAGGGAGCCGGGAGACGATGGGCACAGGGTACAACCCCCCAATCCTGCCCCACACCCAGCCTCCGGCACCATTTACATGGCACCTGCCCTTGGCACCTATGTGGGCTGCCCCCAGCTCACACCTTCCCTGGGCAGTGACCTCAGGGTGTGAGGGCCGTGGGTCCCAGAGACACAGATGGGCAGTGCTGTGCAGTGCTCTGTCTCAGGGCCGAAAACACCGCCTGGGGACTAACACATGTACTTGAATGTGCACGGCTGCCTGGTGGGCCAGGACATAGgcaggtgggtggatggatggctgCACCTTAGAGGCAGAGCCAGCGTGGCTGGACCAGCGGGAGCTACTGACCATGGGGCAGGTGTTGGTGAGGGGCTGGAGAGGGGGCTCCAGGCTAAGAGgagcctcctcctcctgccccagcccgGGTTCCCTGCGACTGCTCCTTCCAGGCCTCCCCCAAGAGATGGGGGACAGCCCCCAGCTCCCACAGGGACAGCCAGCGAGGGCCCTTTGCAAGGCCACACGAGTCCACGTCTGAGATCACAACTGCTGGTTTCTTTACCCTAGTGGCTTTTGTCCCAGTGTGTCCCCCCTCCCATTAGGGCAGGGACTTCTGGGCCCAGGACTGATTTGTCCTTGTGTGGTAGTCCCAGAGTGTcaggaaggagaagcaggaatGGCTGAATGAGGGACGAGGGAGAGAACAGATGAAGGAATGGCCCCTTCGCTCTGCCCCCCCGCAGCTCCCCAGCAGTAACACTAACATGAACCTGGTCTACCATCCATCTAGTTCGGAGGTGTCCTCTGTTCACTGCACAGATGACACACGGTGTGGGGGAGGGTGCACCGAGGGACCTGCATCTGGACCCCCAACTTCAACAATGCTGCCTTGCAACCCCTACACCGAGGCCCCTAAGGCGGCACCCCCAGTCACAACCTGGGCACGTCGGGCAGGGCTGCTGTGCCCTGGCTGGACCCTGGCCTGCCCCCACAGTGACCCGCGAGATGGGAGCCGGAAAAGGACAATGCTGCCCCCACAGAGATCTTTCTAGAATGGGGTCAGCTCACATCTCTTGTTTCAAAGCCACTGGACCCTCCTCCCTGCGGGCCCTCCTGCTGTTGGTTCCTCCTCTTCCCAAAGGCCCCCTGTGCCCTGCTGTCAGCTCCCTGACCCCTCCATGGGGCCACTGTGTTCCTGGTCTATACTGTCCAACATGGGAGCCCACAGCATGTGGGATGTGAacacaaatgaattaaaattcaaCCAGATTCCAGTTCCTCCATCACAAAGGCCACATTTCCCTGCTGACAGCCAGGGTGACAGTGCAGGACACAAACATCACCAACACAAGAAGTTCTGGCCTGCGTGGGTTCATACTGCCATCCTAGCCCAAGTGCCCCCAGACCTGTGCCCTCGCCTTCCAGCCCCACTGAGACCTCAGCTCAGGGCTGTGTGCTGAGCTCGGTCCTCACAGCATCTGATACAGTGGACCACACCTCCTAGAAACACATCCTCCGAGTTCCCCACACTCCCTTGTCTGCCCCATGTGGCCGGGGTCTTTAGCTGGGGCCTCCGCCTCCTCTTTCTAACCCCTGGATATTGGAGCCCCCCACCTCTGCCCTACACCTGCCTACATGTCCAGCCCCGCTTGGGCTCCGAGCTTCAAACTCACAGACCCCACTCTTCCTTCTCAGTATCCATTTGGAAAGGTTAACAGCATGTCTATCCAAACAGTTGCAAAATTCTAAGCTCCTGATAACAGCCCAAAGCCCCCGACCTTGGTCCTCCCCACTCAGCGAAGGGGGCCACCACACAGCCCCTCTCAGGGGGCAGCCCCCGGCTCTCTCCCAGCACCACCACCCTGTCCATCAGTGCCCTGTTGGCTGAACTCCCAAGTAACGCTCAGGGCTGACCACTCCTCCACTGCCCTGGGCAGCACCCACCAGCTCTTGCCTACACTGTTGATTCCAGACCTGTCCTGCTCCTTGACCTTACAGCCAAGAGCAGAGGGCTTCTCAGAAAGTGTACCTCAAGGCACTTCAAGCTGGCCAGTGGCCCTCACGGGAGAACTAGGTCCCGTCCAGCACTCCCATACCCAGTGTGCTCTCACTGGGAACCCCCGTTCTCCATGTCTGTTCACTGACCTTATTTGGCCATCTCCACCCGCCCCCATGGGGCACGGCTCACATTTCCTGAGAGGCCCTCCCCAGCCAGCAGTCCAGCTCCACCCGGCCCCTACGTTCTATATGTGGCACTTGTCAACAGCAGACAGGCACATACGtgcttttgtgtttatttgtcaCCCTGTGTCTTCACCACTAAACATAAACGCCCATGGGGACAGGCTCTGCTCTGACCTCGATGGATCCCCAGGGTCCACATTTTGCTTCAGACAGGCCCGGAAGCTCAGGTGACCTGGCCAGGGCCACCCAGCACAAGCAATACtccctgaggggagggaggaccGCCAGTCAGGCACTTCCTGAGCTTTGGGCCTGGTGTCCTGAGCTCCCTCCCACTCTGGTTGAAATGGGGGAGCCAGGCCTGGGGGCAATTTTGGTCCAGTGGTCCAGCAGGTGAGGCTGCCAGGGAAGCTTCCTGGTGACCTGCAGGGCCAGTCACAAGAGAGCAGGCAAGGCCACCAGGAAAAGGGCGATGGCCTCGTGCCATCCCAGGACTGGCACTAACACGCTGCAGAGGGGACTGGAACCCAGCAACAAGCTTCTGACCCCCCCAGACGCCCACTCTGCAGAACCACATCCTGTGCCCACATGCCCCCTCCCCCGGCCCAGCAGCCTCAGACTCAAGTCCAAGATGGGCAATGCCCAGAGTGCGGGGGCAGGGGTTCAGGGTGGAGGCCCAGCGTCAAAGCCACAGAGAGGGGAGAACGACACCTTGTTTGTCCTTCCAAGGGCTCTCAATCATACTTTCCAtcaccctctcctccccacacGCTGCCACTGGGTCTATCAGGTGGAAATCTCCAGGGG
Coding sequences within:
- the RNF223 gene encoding RING finger protein 223 encodes the protein MSSGQQVWHTAMPPPGQSSPTAMVPRSPSSASNPRSPGSASGSRSPRTPGSEKVASPLECSICFSGYDNIFKTPKELSCTHVFCLECLARLAAAQPTGRPGGEAVPCPFCRQPTAVPAAGAPALRTSRQLQARMPAHLRREESVWLEGTKLCCRAPPPAPGLAAPSFVCVDVGLSKPAEPAPPTPAPDPAHRRRSRLARCWARLGDWRRMALVTALLLVVFCMVLWPVQCALKTGSLHCLTRPPGHAATATVTYTTTFSLRPLADN
- the LOC109434844 gene encoding tyrosine-protein phosphatase non-receptor type 11 isoform X2, which gives rise to MTSRRWFHPNISGVQAEQLLLSRGRHGTFLARPSTSCPGGFTLSVRRQDEVTHIKIQNTGDYYDLYGGEKFATLAELVQHYTGQRGALLRERSGAPVELRHPLGCQDPTSERWYHGHLSGKEAEKLLLEKGRPGSFLVRESQSKPGDFVLSVLTKQPDKEDHRPPVTHIMIRFQPDGKYDVGGGERFDSLSDLVERYKKNPMVEKSGAVVPLKQPLKATRITAASMESRVRELNRPTDVGEKAKQGFWEEFEMLQQQECRLLYPRKEGQRLENKPKNRYKNILPFDTTRVVLRGVDDNVPGADYINANYIRSDPEEKPGHGLGKVYIATQGCLPTTVSAFWRMVHQENTRVIVMTTREVERGRNKCFRYWPELHGSQEYGCVHVCNVAEYQSQGYCVRELQVWRPDQEEPPRTVKHYQYFSWPDHGVPAEPAGVLGFLEEVNQAQRSTPGAGPMVVHCSAGIGRTGTIIVIDILVDLIRRQGLDCDIDVPKTIQLVRRQRSGMVQTEAQYKFVYLALQQYIQGEQLRLREQREPSEERDYQNVGAVPADLGHGPGPALSRPPTATPETYGGVYENLLSLGR
- the LOC109434844 gene encoding tyrosine-protein phosphatase non-receptor type 11 isoform X1; protein product: MTSRRWFHPNISGVQAEQLLLSRGRHGTFLARPSTSCPGGFTLSVRRQDEVTHIKIQNTGDYYDLYGGEKFATLAELVQHYTGQRGALLRERSGAPVELRHPLGCQDPTSERWYHGHLSGKEAEKLLLEKGRPGSFLVRESQSKPGDFVLSVLTKQPDKEDHRPPVTHIMIRFQPDGKYDVGGGERFDSLSDLVERYKKNPMVEKSGAVVPLKQPLKATRITAASMESRVRELNRPTDVGEKAKQGFWEEFEMLQQQECRLLYPRKEGQRLENKPKNRYKNILPFDTTRVVLRGVDDNVPGADYINANYIRSDPEEKPGHGLGKVYIATQGCLPTTVSAFWRMVHQENTRVIVMTTREVERGRNKCFRYWPELHGSQEYGCVHVCNVAEYQSQGYCVRELQVWRPDQEEPPRTVKHYQYFSWPDHGVPAEPAGVLGFLEEVNQAQRSTPGAGPMVVHCSAGIGRTGTIIVIDILVDLIRRQGLDCDIDVPKTIQLVRRQRSGMVQTEAQYKFVYLALQQYIQGEQLRLREQVGAEAGQGGACAGITMVTGVPTPQREPSEERDYQNVGAVPADLGHGPGPALSRPPTATPETYGGVYENLLSLGR
- the LOC109434844 gene encoding tyrosine-protein phosphatase non-receptor type 11 isoform X3; this translates as MTSRRWFHPNISGVQAEQLLLSRGRHGTFLARPSTSCPGGFTLSVRRQDEVTHIKIQNTGDYYDLYGGEKFATLAELVQHYTGQRGALLRERSGAPVELRHPLGCQDPTSERWYHGHLSGKEAEKLLLEKGRPGSFLVRESQSKPGDFVLSVLTKQPDKEDHRPPVTHIMIRFQPDGKYDVGGGERFDSLSDLVERYKKNPMVEKSGAVVPLKQPLKATRITAASMESRVRELNRPTDVGEKAKQGFWEEFEMLQQQECRLLYPRKEGQRLENKPKNRYKNILPFDTTRVVLRGVDDNVPGADYINANYIRSDPEEKPGHGLGKVYIATQGCLPTTVSAFWRMVHQENTRVIVMTTREVERGRNKCFRYWPELHGSQEYGCVHVCNVAEYQSQGYCVRELQVWRPDQEEPPRTVKHYQYFSWPDHGVPAEPAGVLGFLEEVNQAQRSTPGAGPMVVHCSAGIGRTGTIIVIDILVDLIRRQGLDCDIDVPKTIQLVRRQRSGMVQTEAQYNASRRRSATIRTWARCPPTSVMAPDLRCPDRPQRPQRPTAACTRIC